In Mycobacterium branderi, the DNA window CGGGCCCGCCGTAGGTCACGACGGTCAAATCCGTGACGTCCGTACGCAGAATCGCGCGCACGAACGCCATCGGCTTGCGCCGTGACCCCCAACCGCCGATGCCGATGGTCATGCCGCTGCGCAGTTCGGCAACGGCCTCGTCGAGAGAAACCCGTTTATCGCTCATGACTTCTTCACAAATGCGTCGCGGTGCTCGTCGGAAACCCCGGCGAGGTTGAGTTCGAACGTAAAGCCTTGCTCCATGCGGTAACTGGAGTTGACTCGCTGCACGTCGATGAAGTTCAGCGCCTCCTTGGCGGCCCGGATCACCCGGGTATCCTTGGCGGCGATGTCGCGGGCCACCCGTAATGCGGCCTCGTCCAACTGTTCTCGAGGTACCACCTCGTGGACGGAGCCGAAGTGGTGCAGGGTGGCGGCGTCCACGGTGGCGGCGGTGAAGAACAGCCGCCGCATCATGTGCTGGGGCACCAGCCGCGACAGATGGGTCGCCGCGCCCAGCGCTCCGCGTTCCACCTCCGGCAGCCCGAACGTCGCATCGTCGGAGGCGACGATGACGTCGGCGTTGCCGACCAGACCGATGCCGCCGCCCACGCAGAAGCCGTTGACGGCGGCGATCACCGGCACCGCGCACTCGTAGACCGCGCGGAACGCGGCGAAACAACCGCGGTTGGCGTCGATCAACGCGGTGTAGCCCTCGGTGCGCTGCATCTCCTTGATGTCGACGCCAGCGTTGAAGCCGCGGCCCTCGGCGCGCAGGATCACCGCGTGGGTGTCGGGATCGTCGCCGGCGGAGGTCAGCGCATCGGCGAGTTCGAACCAACCATGCGACGGGATGGCGTTGACCGGCGGAAAGTCGACCGTGACCGCGACGATGCCCGGTTCGACGGTGCGAGACGTGATCGGCATATCCACTTCCTGGGGTCGATTACCTGAGCAAGCACTTGCTTGGTACGCTAGCACAGTGACTGGCGCGGCAGCAGGGCTCAATCTGGGATTGTCCGGCCGGGTGGTGCTGGTGACCGGCGGCGTCCGGGGGGTCGGCGCCGGCATCAGCTCGGTTTTCGCCGGCCAGGGCGCGACGGTGGTGACCTGTGCGCGCCGCGCCGTCGAGGGCCTGCCCTATGAGTTCCACAGCTGCGACATCCGCGACGACGAGGCCGTCCAAGCGCTGATCAATACGATCGTCGACCGCCACGGCCGGCTGGACGTCGTCGTCAACAACGCCGGCGGATCCCCGTACGTGCTGACCGCGGAATCCAGCCCGAAATTCAACCGCAAGATCATCGAGCTGAACCTCATTGGCGCGCTGTTGGTTTCGCAGTGCGCTAACGAGAAGATGCAAAACCAGCAACACGGCGGCGCGATCGTCAACATCTGCAGCCTCAGCGGTCGCCGGCCGTCCCCGGGCACTGGCGCATACGGGGCGGCCAAGGCCGGCCTGGAAAGCCTCACCCAGACGCTGGCCGTCGAATGGGCGCCCAAGGTCCGGGTGAACGCATGCGTGGTCGGCATGGTCGAAACCGAACAGGCCGACCTGTTCTACGGCGACGCCGAGTCGATCGCCGCGATCTCGAAGAACGTGCCGCTGGGCCGGCTGGCCAAACCGGAGGATGTCGGTTGGGCCGCAGCGTTTTTGGCATCGGACGCGGCAGCATACATCAGCGGTGCATCGTTAGAGGTGCACGGAGGCGGCGAACCGCCGCACTATCTGGCCACAACGAACGCGAGCGCGATCAAGTAGAGGGAGACAAAGCTATGGGAGTGGTCGACGGCCGAGTCGTGATCGTCACCGGAGCCGGCGGCGGCATTGGCCGCGAGCATGCGCTGGCCTTCGCGGCCGAGGGCGCGCGCGTCGTGGTCAACGATATCGGGGTCGGCCTGGACGGTTCGCCGGCCAGCGGCGGC includes these proteins:
- a CDS encoding SDR family oxidoreductase produces the protein MTGAAAGLNLGLSGRVVLVTGGVRGVGAGISSVFAGQGATVVTCARRAVEGLPYEFHSCDIRDDEAVQALINTIVDRHGRLDVVVNNAGGSPYVLTAESSPKFNRKIIELNLIGALLVSQCANEKMQNQQHGGAIVNICSLSGRRPSPGTGAYGAAKAGLESLTQTLAVEWAPKVRVNACVVGMVETEQADLFYGDAESIAAISKNVPLGRLAKPEDVGWAAAFLASDAAAYISGASLEVHGGGEPPHYLATTNASAIK
- the echA20 gene encoding (7aS)-7a-methyl-1,5-dioxo-2,3,5,6,7,7a-hexahydro-1H-indene-carboxyl-CoA hydrolase codes for the protein MPITSRTVEPGIVAVTVDFPPVNAIPSHGWFELADALTSAGDDPDTHAVILRAEGRGFNAGVDIKEMQRTEGYTALIDANRGCFAAFRAVYECAVPVIAAVNGFCVGGGIGLVGNADVIVASDDATFGLPEVERGALGAATHLSRLVPQHMMRRLFFTAATVDAATLHHFGSVHEVVPREQLDEAALRVARDIAAKDTRVIRAAKEALNFIDVQRVNSSYRMEQGFTFELNLAGVSDEHRDAFVKKS